The Desulfovibrio sp. UIB00 DNA window CGCTGATGCTGGACGAAGTTGGCGACATCCCGCTGGAATTGCAGCCTAAACTTCTGCGTGTGCTGCAATCGCGCGAGATTGAACGCCTGGGCGGGCACAAGGTCATTTCCGTGGATGTGCGCCTCGTGGCCGCCACCAACCGCAACTTGCAGGAAATGGTGCTCGACGGAACGTTCAGGGATGATCTGTTCTACCGGCTCAATGTCTTTCCCATCGCCATTCCGCCACTGCGCGAACGCCGCGAAGATATCCCCCTGCTGGCAAAGCATTTTACGCAGCAGATGGCGCGGCAGATGAAGAAAAACATAACCAATATTCCTTCCGCAGCTCTGCGCTGGCTTTGCGACCAGCCCTGGCCCGGCAACGTGCGCGAGCTTGCCAACGTCATCGAACGCGCGGTCATTCTTTCCAGCGGCCCTAGCCTGAATATCTGCCCGCTGGAGGTTCCAGCCCCAGTTGCGGCCATTTCCCAGCGCAAGCAGGAGGCCAGCGCGCCGCCCGCGCCCGCGCAGCCCAGCCGGCCCGTGTATACGGATGCCCACCACCAGCCCGGCGAAACCCTCAGCGAGCGCGACCGCATTGTGGCAGCAATTCTGGCCTGTAATGGCGTGATGGCGGGTTCGCGCGGGGTGGCCGCCATGCTGGGCCTCAAGCGTACAACCCTGCTCTCGCGCATGCAGCGTATGGGCATAGACATCAAGGACGTGCTGGAATCACGCGGTCAGTCCCTGCCTGCCTAGACACTGCCAGCCCCCCTCCCTAACCCGTTGCCCCATGCCAATTTGGCCTCAGATTTCAGTTGGATATAAAAAAACGCTTGTCCCGCCTTGTTGACATAGCGGGAAGTTCTGATACCCATTACAATATATCTTGAAATTTCGCGGCCTCAGCCTGTGGCCGGTCTGCCCTCTTTTTGGCTTCAAGCTGGCCTGTTTCTGTCACCGTCACCGCAGGAGCAGACCAACATTAAGCATGTTTGTCTGTTCTGCATGGATTTTTGTAAAAATCCGCACTGCGAAGTGCCTGCATGACGAAGACAATCTATCGTCACGCAAGTACTTCAACGTGAAAATGCTCTAACCGGAGCCGCCATGAACAACCGCACTCTGCTTTACGCCCTGACGCTCACCTGTATTCTGCTGATATTTGGCGCGTGGACGCTGGCCTTTTTCCATTACGGGGCAGCCGTGCGGCAAACCCCGGCACCGCAGGCGCTGGCAACATTACAGGCAGGCCCGGCAGCAGAACCGCAGTTCAATCCGCCCAAACCGCAGGACGCGCCGGAAGATATCCGAGAAGCCGTCATGCTCGGCTACAATATTATCAACGATACGGCGCAGTACGCCCCCGAGCACGTGGGCAACGAACTCGCCTGCGCCACCTGTCATCTCGAGGGCGGCACCAGCAAGGCAAGCATCACCCTTGTGGGCGTTGCGGCAACCTATCCGCGTTTTCTGCCAAGCCACGGCTACAGCGCAGATCTTGCCCAGAAAGTGCAGGATTGCTTTGCGCGCAACCTCAATGCCGCGCCCCCGGCCCTTGACAGCCGCACCATGCAGGCTGTGCTTGCCTATCTGCACTGGATTTCAAAAGATATTCCCGTCTATGCCAAGCTGCCGTG harbors:
- a CDS encoding c-type cytochrome, translated to MNNRTLLYALTLTCILLIFGAWTLAFFHYGAAVRQTPAPQALATLQAGPAAEPQFNPPKPQDAPEDIREAVMLGYNIINDTAQYAPEHVGNELACATCHLEGGTSKASITLVGVAATYPRFLPSHGYSADLAQKVQDCFARNLNAAPPALDSRTMQAVLAYLHWISKDIPVYAKLPWTLPAKLDSSHKPDAASGASVYADNCASCHGDTGDGSPPLWGNGAYTDGSTMHDINTIAVFTLRFMPPEAANLTPEQALDVAAYVDGQPRPHYAPAKPATTADAPKAPQGK